The genomic window GTTTCAAAGAAAAAACTTGTAGAAGAAGTTATGAAATTTTCAGTGAAATAAAATTTTTGCAAAAAAGTATAATGCGAAATATATTCTTTTAGAAAGAAAAAATTGAATACACAGATTATATATAATAGGTTTTCTATGAGAAAAAAAATATTAAAAAAAATGCTACTCGTTTTTATTTTTGGTTTGATTTTTAGCATCCCTGTGATTTCAAAGGCCGCTCCGACAGGGGAGGGTGAGGGATTAGTTCCTTGTGGAGCTACTTCAAAACATTCAGATATGTGCAATTTATGCCATCTCGTCGTGGGAGTTGATAATATCGTTGATTATGTTTTGATGGTATTCGCAATTATTGGCTTTCTTATGCTTGTTGTTGGAGGTATTACCTATATTGTTTCGGGAGGGAATCAATCAATAATAGGAGCTGCAAAAAAAACTATCTGGAGTGCTCTTGTAGGCTTTGCGATTGTTCTTTTGGCTTGGGTTATTATAAATACTGTTCTTCTTTATTTACTACCTCTCTCGGGTAATACGATTGGAGAAAAACTAAAAGCATGGTCTGAATTTAGTTGTGAGACTTAGGATCTTTTTTAGACATTCAAAAAAATACAAATGTGTTTTTAGTAAGGATTATAAAATTTCGTTCGTAAATTTTTAAAATCTTTCTGTCTTTTTGAAAATTTTTAAAGAGAATAAAAATAATAGAGAAAGTGGTGACTTTCTTTAGATAAATTTTGTTTCGAAGTCTTTTATTTTACTTAAAAAGATACTTATTTTTTGAGAGTACTTTTCGATTTTACAGAAATCTTTATTTTGCTTTTTCTGGAGGAATGTCAGTTGGAGAGATAGAAGCTATAATATCATCATATCCACCATCAAGTGTATAAACTTGAAAAAATCCCATATCAAAAAGACGAACACCTGCCTGAAAACTTTCTAAAGCATTGGATCCAAAAACAACAATAGTTTGTCCTCGAGAAAGAGAATCTTTTTCAATTTCAAGTTTTTGAAGAGGGATATTTTTGGTGATATCAAGATGATCTTTTGTATAATCAGAGGGATTACGCACATCGATAGTGAGAATATTTGTTTTCGAAGTAATAAAGGTAAGTATTTCTGAAGATTTTATATATTCAACTTTCGTTTGATCTATAGGATTTGTAGGGTCACCTGCGCGAAGAGTAGGGTAGGAGGCATTTTTCCAAGCTTCAAAACCGCCAGAGAGTGAAAAAACTTTTATACCTGGTAGTGCTGTTGTGAAATATTTAGTAATAACGGAGAGGCTTTCTGATTTCTCAGCATAAGTTACTAAAAGAATAACTTTTTTTGTTTCATTTTTGGAGCGAAGTGTTTCTATGTATTTCGTAATTTCATTTTGAGTGAGATTGATTGAATTAATAAGATGTTCTCTATAAAAATCAGATTCTGAACGGAGATCAAGAGCTTCTAGATTTCCAGATCCTAAGAGCATATTAGCTTCTTTAAGGGATATAAATTCAATATCTTTAAGAGAATAAACAGGTTCTTCTCCTTTTGGATCAGTAATCTTTTCTTGAGAGAAGCGAGGAATACCAAAAGAAAAAATGAGTGTTATTGCAATAAGGATAACTCCCACAAGAAGAACATAAGCTTCATTATTTTTTTGAGGGGCGGACATATTTTAATTTTTTAGAATTATTTTTTAAAAAAGAAGAGTATTTAGTGTATTCCTATAGCCAGAAAGAAATAAATCTGAGGAAATAGGGTTTTTCCCTTCAACTTGAATTTTTTTTATGATAATACTTTTTCTATCCCCGGTAACAACGAAAAGTTTTTTTTCGAACTGTTGTATTGTTCCAGGAGGATTGGAATGAATAGTTATACTATCGGTAGTAATGTCAAGAAATTTTATACGTAAAGATTTATCTTTTATTTTTAGGAAAGCATGAATTCCCGGCCAAGGAGTGAATGCTCTAAAGGTATTATACACGGAATCTGCCGTTTGATTCCAGTTAATATGGCCGTCTTCTTTGTGTATTATTTTGCAGTAGGTAGCTAATTTATCATCTTGCTTCTTTGGCTCAATACAGTTTTTTATCCAATCGGGCAATATCTCTAAGACGAGCTCCGATCCTAAATAAGCAAGTTTTGGGGTAAGTGTTTCGGTTGTATCATTTTTCTCAATAAGAATACTTTTACTTTTAAGTATGGGTCCTGTATCGAGACCTGGCTCCATAATCATGAGAGTTATGCCTGTTTCTGTTTTTCCATCTAAAATTGCATTTTGAATAGGAGAAGCGCCTCTATAGAAAGGAAGAAGG from Candidatus Moraniibacteriota bacterium includes these protein-coding regions:
- a CDS encoding methionyl-tRNA formyltransferase, with product MNKIKNDKLSLRIGFFGTPEFSNILLKALVKAGHLPVVIVTKPDALVGRKKILTSSIVKQNAQSLNIPTLTPKKLDADFFSLYSSFQTDIAIVCAYGKIFPKELLSLPKKGCLNIHASLLPFYRGASPIQNAILDGKTETGITLMIMEPGLDTGPILKSKSILIEKNDTTETLTPKLAYLGSELVLEILPDWIKNCIEPKKQDDKLATYCKIIHKEDGHINWNQTADSVYNTFRAFTPWPGIHAFLKIKDKSLRIKFLDITTDSITIHSNPPGTIQQFEKKLFVVTGDRKSIIIKKIQVEGKNPISSDLFLSGYRNTLNTLLF
- a CDS encoding rhodanese-like domain-containing protein, whose amino-acid sequence is MSAPQKNNEAYVLLVGVILIAITLIFSFGIPRFSQEKITDPKGEEPVYSLKDIEFISLKEANMLLGSGNLEALDLRSESDFYREHLINSINLTQNEITKYIETLRSKNETKKVILLVTYAEKSESLSVITKYFTTALPGIKVFSLSGGFEAWKNASYPTLRAGDPTNPIDQTKVEYIKSSEILTFITSKTNILTIDVRNPSDYTKDHLDITKNIPLQKLEIEKDSLSRGQTIVVFGSNALESFQAGVRLFDMGFFQVYTLDGGYDDIIASISPTDIPPEKAK